The following coding sequences lie in one Miscanthus floridulus cultivar M001 chromosome 9, ASM1932011v1, whole genome shotgun sequence genomic window:
- the LOC136482277 gene encoding probable glycosyltransferase 6, with translation MAASDAAASAASKKGAAPTRPSRARDAVVFATGVAAAVLAFLGPASILVPDRAGLVAFPVPGPADGPRTFYDDSDLSYALGRRVTDWDAKRAQWLRSRGLRGRNGGGPERVVMVTGSQPEPCKGAGGDHLLLRFLKNKVDYCRLHGIELLYNNALLEPSMVAFWAKIPIVRAAMLAHPEAEWVWWVDADAVFTDMDFSLPLARYRPYNLVLYGWPEEVYEKRSWVGLNAGVFLIRNCQWSLDFMDEWARMGPASPEYARWGKTLRDTLSKKSDDQSDDQSALAYLLLTNRDDRERWGNKTYLSIDYYFQGYFAEIVDKLDAVAARYVAAERKGGPALRRRHAEREHLRYAAARNAAVRAVVPGPDGGGQSGWRRPFVTHFTGCNPCGGKRNKIYTREICEDGMRRALGFADDQVLRAYGFRHAAPLKDSVRPLPFDYPAARTRNH, from the exons ATGGCCGCGTCGGACGCCGCCGCTTCGGCGGCGAGCAAGAAGGGCGCGGCGCCAACGAGGCCAAGCCGCGCGCGCGATGCCGTCGTCTTCGCGACCGGCGTGGCCGCTGCCGTGCTGGCGTTCCTGGGGCCGGCGTCCATCCTCGTGCCCGACCGCGCCGGCCTCGTGGCCTTCCCCGTCCCCGGCCCGGCGGACGGGCCTCGCACGTTCTACGACGACTCGGATCTCTCGTACGCCCTCGGCCGGCGCGTCACCGACTGGGACGCCAAGCGCGCGCAGTGGCTGCGGTCGCGCGGGCTCCGAGGCCGGAACGGCGGCGGCCCGGAGCGCGTGGTGATGGTGACCGGGTCGCAGCCGGAGCCGTGCAAGGGCGCCGGCGGCGACCACCTGCTGCTGCGGTTCCTCAAGAACAAGGTGGACTACTGCCGGCTCCACGGGATCGAGTTGCTGTACAACAACGCGCTGCTGGAGCCGTCCATGGTGGCGTTCTGGGCCAAGATCCCCATCGTGCGCGCCGCCATGCTGGCGCACCCGGAGGCGGAGTGGGTGTGGTGGGTGGACGCCGACGCCGTGTTCACCGACATGGACTTCTCGCTCCCGCTCGCCAGGTACCGCCCCTACAACCTGGTGCTGTACGGCTGGCCCGAGGAGGTGTACGAGAAGCGGTCGTGGGTGGGGCTCAACGCCGGCGTGTTCCTCATCCGCAACTGCCAGTGGTCGCTCGACTTCATGGATGAGTGGGCGCGCATGGGTCCCGCCTCGCCGGAGTACGCCAGGTGGGGGAAGACGCTCAGGGACACGCTCAGCAAGAAGTCCGATGACCAGTCCGACGACCAGTCGGCGCTCGCGTACCTCCTCCTCACGAATCGGGA TGATCGGGAGCGATGGGGCAACAAGACCTACCTCAGCATCGACTACTACTTCCAGGGCTACTTCGCGGAGATCGTCGACAAGCTCGACGCCGTCGCGGCGCGGTACGTGGCGGCGGAGAGGAAGGGTGGCCCGGCCCTCCGGCGGAGGCACGCGGAGCGGGAGCACCTGAGGTATGCGGCGGCGCGGAACGCCGCCGTCAGGGCCGTCGTCCCAGGCCCCGACGGCGGCGGGCAGTCCGGGTGGCGCCGCCCGTTCGTCACGCACTTCACCGGGTGCAACCCATGCGGCGGCAAGCGGAACAAGATCTACACCAGGGAGATCTGCGAGGACGGGATGCGCCGCGCGCTAGGGTTCGCCGACGACCAGGTGCTCCGTGCGTACGGCTTCCGCCACGCCGCACCGCTCAAAGACAGCGTGCGCCCGCTGCCGTTCGACTACCCCGCCGCGCGCACCCGCAACCATTGA